Proteins from a genomic interval of Bacillota bacterium:
- the ytxC gene encoding sporulation protein YtxC, whose product DQISANGAAAAPPAFAASEASGQGASGAGALGGTVLTTNLLRWKARLSRQFVEALAARPQGTVIESVVWFHSPSYMGALKRAAAAAVSELVAEREEQRSTSPWRGLWMGPPPRIYEVHLFRAPSGAYHLLDRWGMPAGRRWLGEGLGEAGSEEVAVGHLVRLSPRRIIVHLADEAPIQAGLRAAFPGRVYTCRGCPRCSLSGRTPAPSPSR is encoded by the coding sequence GACCAGATCTCGGCCAACGGCGCTGCTGCGGCGCCGCCCGCCTTCGCTGCGTCAGAGGCGTCGGGACAGGGGGCTTCGGGCGCGGGTGCGCTTGGGGGAACCGTGCTCACCACGAATCTTTTGCGCTGGAAGGCCCGCCTCTCCCGCCAGTTCGTCGAAGCCCTGGCGGCTCGGCCCCAGGGCACGGTGATCGAGTCCGTGGTGTGGTTCCACTCGCCGTCTTACATGGGCGCCCTCAAGCGGGCGGCCGCGGCCGCAGTGAGCGAACTGGTGGCGGAACGGGAGGAACAGCGTTCGACGTCCCCCTGGCGGGGCCTCTGGATGGGCCCGCCGCCCCGGATCTACGAGGTGCACCTGTTCCGGGCTCCGAGCGGCGCGTACCACCTGCTGGACCGGTGGGGCATGCCAGCCGGCAGGCGCTGGCTTGGCGAGGGCCTGGGCGAGGCGGGCAGCGAAGAGGTAGCCGTGGGGCACCTGGTGCGGCTCAGCCCGCGGCGGATCATCGTGCACCTGGCGGACGAAGCCCCCATCCAGGCCGGCTTGCGCGCCGCCTTCCCCGGGCGGGTCTATACGTGCCGGGGCTGCCCACGCTGCAGCCTCAGCGGGCGAACACCGGCGCCCTCCCCCTCGCGCTGA
- a CDS encoding DUF445 family protein, whose protein sequence is MPVHLLLIPLIAAAIGWITNVAAVRLLFWPIRPIRLRGTPWAVQGVFPRRQKAIAESIGRLVEEEFLRPQDVMASLNGAVRKEAASALEAYVAERLRKGLPHFLPARVRDAVTGYAADLARREAPGVVSDLAGRLEERIRSELHIGAIIGGRMRSLELGEFERALVRIMGRELRWLEALGAVMGFLIGIVQVLLVWP, encoded by the coding sequence GTGCCGGTTCACCTTCTGCTCATACCGCTTATCGCAGCAGCAATCGGCTGGATCACCAACGTGGCCGCCGTCCGGCTGCTCTTCTGGCCCATCCGGCCGATCCGCCTTCGTGGTACGCCGTGGGCGGTCCAGGGTGTCTTTCCTCGCCGCCAGAAGGCCATCGCCGAGAGCATCGGCCGGCTCGTGGAAGAGGAGTTCCTGCGCCCCCAGGATGTGATGGCCTCGCTGAACGGTGCTGTGCGCAAGGAGGCCGCCTCGGCGCTGGAGGCGTACGTCGCCGAACGCCTGCGAAAGGGTCTGCCGCACTTCCTGCCAGCCCGGGTGCGGGACGCGGTGACGGGGTACGCGGCAGATCTGGCGCGCCGTGAGGCGCCGGGCGTGGTGAGCGACCTGGCCGGGCGGCTGGAGGAGCGGATCCGGTCCGAGCTTCACATCGGGGCCATCATCGGCGGTCGGATGAGGAGCCTGGAGCTTGGCGAGTTCGAACGAGCGCTGGTGCGGATCATGGGCCGGGAGTTGCGGTGGCTGGAAGCGCTGGGGGCCGTCATGGGGTTTCTCATCGGGATCGTGCAGGTACTGCTGGTCTGGCCTTGA